The Desulfomicrobium orale DSM 12838 genome includes a window with the following:
- a CDS encoding ABC transporter permease yields MSKFLSALCAPLLVPLFFFAVWEWAARSTGNELILPPLSQVADLLAHPTGNVISMGSLAGNIGISLVRVLCGYAVAVLIGVPLGVAMGYYAGLHRLLNAFLGMFRPIPPLAWVPLVLAWFGVESLATLARLPRGQLYFYFNNLKLSMLFIIFVGAFFPVLTSAVHGVQTASRTLIDSARVLGASESGIFLKILLPAAAPSIVNGLRIGLGVAWMCLVSAEMLPGSLSGVGYLITHAYTVGRTDVVIAGMACISAVGALLDLAFQWFEKRHYSWKQLSR; encoded by the coding sequence ATGTCAAAATTCCTCTCCGCGCTGTGTGCGCCGCTTCTTGTGCCGCTCTTCTTCTTCGCCGTCTGGGAATGGGCGGCGCGCTCCACAGGCAACGAGCTGATTCTCCCGCCCCTTTCCCAGGTGGCGGATCTGCTCGCCCATCCCACCGGAAACGTCATCAGCATGGGGAGCCTTGCGGGCAACATCGGCATCAGCCTGGTCCGCGTCCTGTGCGGCTACGCCGTGGCAGTGCTGATCGGCGTACCTCTCGGCGTGGCCATGGGTTACTATGCGGGCCTCCACCGTCTGCTGAATGCGTTTCTCGGAATGTTCAGGCCCATTCCGCCCCTGGCCTGGGTGCCGCTGGTACTGGCCTGGTTCGGCGTGGAAAGCCTGGCCACCCTGGCCAGGTTGCCCCGCGGGCAGCTGTACTTCTATTTCAACAACCTCAAACTCTCGATGCTCTTCATCATCTTCGTCGGCGCGTTCTTCCCGGTGCTGACCAGCGCCGTGCACGGGGTACAGACCGCAAGCCGCACCCTCATCGACTCTGCCCGCGTCCTCGGGGCTTCGGAGTCCGGCATTTTTCTGAAGATTCTCCTGCCCGCCGCCGCGCCTTCCATCGTCAACGGCCTGCGGATCGGCCTCGGCGTGGCCTGGATGTGCCTCGTCTCGGCGGAGATGCTGCCCGGCAGCCTTTCGGGCGTGGGCTACCTCATCACCCACGCCTACACCGTGGGCCGGACGGACGTCGTCATCGCGGGCATGGCCTGCATCAGCGCCGTCGGCGCGCTGCTCGACCTCGCCTTCCAGTGGTTCGAGAAGCGGCACTACTCCTGGAAACAACTTTCCCGATAG
- a CDS encoding ABC transporter substrate-binding protein, translating into MFTTFLRRMAATAVLLLCLPVMALAELPAFKAGYIFTTHHSPFLVAASNSEIFKDQNVRLNPLVDRESYELVKNGKPIAILDLVVAKSGSETATLFAQKHLDMGIASITAIMAGIDKGIPMKIVCPLQTEGMALVAPKNSPLTGWDSLMKHVKDAGEPFRIGFHSPTSAPKIVLEGALVQAGLRVTLDPSDMEADILLVDLKDTGNLLASLTSGQVDAVVGPSPFPEVAQTTGSGKVIINLADLPPAGQWANFPCCVAVASEDMLQNHPEVVSAYVDLIRHANTWCNAHPQEAGEIAAKWIGLPPEAGRMSTLVFMNDFNENWMRGAGTYLDMLNRMHKFNGALKDKSIEQARPLLIESDRATKL; encoded by the coding sequence ATGTTCACCACCTTTCTTCGCCGCATGGCGGCCACGGCCGTCCTGCTCCTTTGCCTGCCGGTCATGGCCCTGGCCGAACTTCCGGCCTTCAAGGCCGGCTACATCTTCACCACGCACCATTCCCCCTTTCTCGTGGCGGCGTCCAACAGCGAAATATTCAAGGACCAAAATGTCCGCCTCAATCCCCTTGTGGACCGCGAAAGCTACGAGCTGGTCAAAAACGGCAAGCCCATAGCCATCCTTGATCTCGTCGTCGCGAAGAGCGGCTCCGAAACCGCCACCCTGTTCGCCCAGAAGCATCTGGACATGGGCATCGCCTCCATCACCGCCATCATGGCCGGCATCGACAAAGGCATCCCCATGAAAATCGTCTGCCCTCTCCAGACAGAAGGCATGGCCCTTGTCGCACCCAAAAATTCTCCGCTCACCGGCTGGGACAGCCTCATGAAACACGTGAAAGACGCCGGAGAGCCTTTCCGGATCGGCTTTCATTCGCCGACGAGCGCTCCGAAAATCGTGCTCGAAGGCGCACTGGTCCAGGCCGGACTGCGGGTGACGCTCGACCCGTCGGACATGGAAGCCGATATTCTTCTCGTGGACCTCAAGGACACGGGCAATCTCCTCGCATCCCTTACTTCCGGTCAGGTGGACGCCGTGGTCGGCCCCTCGCCGTTTCCGGAAGTGGCCCAGACCACGGGTTCCGGCAAGGTGATCATCAATCTGGCGGATCTGCCCCCCGCCGGACAGTGGGCCAATTTCCCCTGCTGCGTGGCCGTGGCCTCCGAAGACATGCTGCAAAACCACCCCGAAGTGGTCTCCGCCTATGTGGACCTGATCAGACACGCCAACACGTGGTGCAACGCGCACCCGCAGGAAGCCGGGGAGATTGCGGCCAAATGGATCGGCCTGCCGCCGGAAGCCGGGCGCATGTCCACCCTCGTGTTCATGAACGACTTCAATGAAAACTGGATGCGCGGCGCGGGGACCTATCTGGATATGCTCAACCGGATGCACAAATTCAACGGCGCGCTGAAGGACAAGTCCATCGAACAGGCCAGACCGCTGCTCATCGAATCCGACAGAGCAACCAAACTGTAG
- the rnc gene encoding ribonuclease III, which yields MSQEIPADALHALEAELHYEFSQVKLFIQALTHTSHANEHGGEHNERLEFLGDAVLELAVSHKLFQKFPEAQEGQLTRMRSALVSEQALAAVARRIGLGPCLLLGKGEQAQGGRDKNSVLSDGLEALLGAVYLDGGLQAAQSCVEHMYAGQWPSPPEIFRPRDFKSQLQELTQRVWKARPVYTLSDSRGPEHAKKYTVTLTLPDGRQVEWTERSMRKAEQGAAAQALRMLETQAPEF from the coding sequence ATGTCTCAGGAAATTCCAGCGGATGCGCTCCATGCGCTAGAGGCTGAACTTCATTATGAATTCAGCCAAGTCAAGCTTTTCATCCAAGCCCTCACCCATACGTCCCACGCCAATGAACACGGCGGAGAGCACAACGAACGGCTGGAATTTCTGGGCGACGCCGTGCTGGAACTGGCAGTATCCCACAAACTGTTTCAGAAGTTCCCGGAAGCTCAGGAAGGACAGCTGACCCGCATGCGTTCCGCCCTGGTCAGCGAACAGGCTCTGGCCGCGGTAGCCCGGCGCATCGGCCTTGGCCCGTGCCTGCTGCTGGGCAAGGGAGAACAGGCTCAGGGCGGGCGGGACAAGAATTCCGTACTGAGCGACGGTCTGGAGGCGCTTCTGGGCGCCGTCTATCTGGATGGCGGCCTCCAGGCGGCCCAGAGCTGCGTTGAGCACATGTACGCCGGGCAGTGGCCCTCGCCACCGGAAATCTTCCGACCGAGAGATTTCAAAAGCCAATTGCAGGAACTCACGCAACGCGTCTGGAAAGCCCGTCCCGTCTATACTTTGAGCGACAGCCGCGGACCGGAACACGCCAAAAAGTACACAGTGACCCTGACCCTGCCCGACGGCAGGCAGGTGGAATGGACGGAACGCAGCATGCGCAAGGCGGAACAGGGAGCCGCCGCCCAGGCCCTGCGCATGCTCGAAACGCAAGCCCCGGAGTTCTGA
- a CDS encoding double-cubane-cluster-containing anaerobic reductase: protein MPYPTLEHFRDITGRNVLALQEAKAGGKKVVGQYCIYSPLEIALAADAIPVSLCGTKNDSIPAAETMLPRSLCPLIKSSFGFALQDSCPYLAASDIVVADTTCDGKKKMYELLAEYKPIVLLQLPQIQDEEAHTYWRAQYAGLVARLERDFGVSITEEKLRAAIRLTNRLRVALKDVLDLAKLKPSPLKGMDLLDISFRVSFMSDYERAIGLLWGIAAEIRESGEARAADHAPRILLTGVPAGLGSHKVIELLEECGASVVCIDSCTCYKKVRQMIDETDDPLTALARCYLDTPCSVMSPNPNRYDTLRELAADFQADAVVDLTWQGCQTYDVESWSIKKFVRDELDLPFLQIVTDYSPADTEQLKVRIEAFLEMLR, encoded by the coding sequence ATGCCCTACCCGACTCTCGAACACTTCCGCGACATCACCGGGCGTAACGTGCTGGCCCTTCAGGAAGCCAAGGCCGGCGGCAAAAAAGTCGTGGGACAGTACTGCATCTACTCGCCCCTTGAAATCGCCCTGGCCGCCGACGCCATTCCCGTGTCCCTGTGCGGCACGAAAAACGACTCCATCCCGGCGGCGGAAACCATGCTGCCTCGGTCTCTCTGTCCGCTGATCAAAAGCAGCTTCGGCTTCGCCCTTCAGGACAGCTGTCCCTATCTGGCGGCCTCGGACATCGTGGTGGCGGACACCACCTGCGACGGCAAGAAAAAAATGTACGAACTGCTGGCCGAGTACAAACCGATCGTGCTGCTGCAACTCCCGCAGATTCAGGACGAGGAGGCCCACACCTACTGGCGGGCGCAGTACGCCGGACTTGTCGCCAGACTGGAGCGGGATTTCGGCGTGTCCATCACCGAGGAAAAGCTGCGTGCCGCCATCCGCCTGACCAACCGCCTGCGCGTGGCCCTGAAGGATGTCCTCGACCTCGCCAAACTCAAGCCGTCTCCGTTGAAGGGCATGGACCTGCTGGACATCTCCTTTCGTGTCTCCTTCATGTCCGACTACGAACGGGCCATCGGACTTCTGTGGGGTATTGCCGCCGAAATACGCGAGTCGGGAGAAGCACGGGCGGCGGATCACGCGCCCCGTATCCTGCTCACGGGCGTTCCGGCCGGGCTCGGTTCCCACAAGGTCATCGAACTGCTCGAGGAATGCGGCGCCAGCGTCGTCTGCATCGACAGCTGTACCTGCTACAAAAAAGTCCGCCAGATGATCGACGAAACGGACGATCCGCTGACCGCCCTCGCCAGATGCTATCTGGATACGCCCTGTTCGGTCATGTCCCCCAACCCCAACCGCTATGACACGCTCAGGGAACTGGCGGCGGATTTCCAGGCGGACGCCGTGGTCGATCTGACCTGGCAGGGATGCCAGACCTACGATGTGGAATCGTGGTCCATCAAAAAATTTGTCCGCGACGAACTGGACCTGCCCTTCCTGCAGATCGTCACGGACTATTCCCCGGCGGACACGGAACAACTGAAAGTCCGCATCGAGGCTTTCCTTGAAATGCTGCGGTAA
- a CDS encoding acyl-CoA dehydratase activase has protein sequence MPVAGVDIGSVAAKAVVFDPESRVILGSAVLPTGWNSREAGEKVLAAACADAGLSTPSCIVGTGYGRVSLPFAAKAVTEITCHALGAVHLFPRTGVVLDIGGQDSKVISTESDGSVRDFMMNDKCAAGTGRFLQVLSGILGMELTELGEAAGRGTPAAISSMCAVFAETEIIGLLAQGTPPENIAAGVFRSIARRMAALASRIPMTGECTFTGGLGISPSFGRILSAELGIPVNIPDQPQIAGALGAALVAARL, from the coding sequence ATGCCCGTCGCCGGTGTCGATATCGGCTCGGTAGCCGCAAAAGCCGTTGTCTTCGATCCCGAATCCCGCGTCATCCTTGGTTCCGCAGTCCTGCCCACGGGCTGGAACTCCAGGGAGGCCGGAGAAAAAGTCCTTGCCGCCGCCTGCGCCGACGCGGGCCTGTCCACACCGTCTTGCATCGTGGGCACCGGGTACGGACGCGTGTCCCTGCCCTTTGCGGCCAAAGCAGTCACGGAGATCACCTGCCACGCCCTCGGCGCCGTGCATCTTTTTCCGCGCACCGGCGTCGTGCTCGATATCGGCGGGCAGGACAGCAAGGTCATCAGCACGGAATCCGACGGCTCGGTGCGGGATTTCATGATGAACGACAAATGCGCCGCAGGCACCGGCCGGTTTCTGCAGGTACTGTCGGGCATCCTCGGCATGGAGCTTACGGAGCTTGGTGAAGCCGCCGGACGTGGGACCCCGGCCGCCATCTCCAGCATGTGCGCCGTGTTCGCGGAAACGGAGATCATCGGCCTGCTGGCTCAGGGCACGCCGCCCGAAAACATCGCTGCGGGAGTCTTCCGTTCCATCGCCCGCCGCATGGCCGCCCTGGCCTCGCGCATCCCCATGACGGGCGAATGCACCTTCACGGGCGGCCTGGGCATAAGCCCGTCGTTCGGCAGAATCCTTTCGGCGGAGCTCGGCATTCCGGTGAACATCCCCGATCAACCGCAGATCGCCGGGGCGCTGGGAGCCGCTCTCGTCGCCGCCCGGCTCTGA
- a CDS encoding acetate--CoA ligase family protein, translating into MRDVHLHALFSPNSIAIVGTAGNAGSPARAVLSNLENWGYQGQIVSVNWTGAADGQLPHPCPELAVLCLEPEETPGALEWLADAGVQAAIVISAGFREIGGRGYHLEERLTRLASSRNMTLLGPNCLGVASWGGNMNASLVSRLPGRGNIAFFSPSGSMCSAVLDWAASEEVGLSRFASLGNRAIIDEAAMLQFLADDPDTAVIMGYLEGMNSGRRFARISQTITREKPVIMLQAGMTEHGQKAISSHAGALTGSERAWQTALRQAGIIRTDSLSSFFNLARMFGSQPLPTGPNLAIITNSGGAGILAADALSGTSINLARLGPETMSRLESCLPRYARAANPVDVDMSARPAQYAQALSIVLEDRRVHMALVVATPGVGLDMSEVVHALAEGPRKTGKPVAVCLLGREGVAEEKRYLQARGLPCYANPKDALAAFDAMFGYAQWKASPYPVEVSYRRDRAKAGQFLRDCLQAGKTELSGIEMQTLLQAYELQFPQAELARTSKSAVKIAKRLAGSVALKVASPHIEYKSDVGGVELGLQSPEDVRRAFVLLTARVQRLRREAFISGCVVQEMVEGKFAEARVSVQRDPHFGPLISLSFPGDRAGMPHESLRLAPLSLEDASGMMRDLKFFSLSGRERGRAVLDARALEDVLFTASQMTLDFPEIYTLELDPVLVAQRGAWVAGARMTLLPHAD; encoded by the coding sequence ATGAGAGACGTCCACCTGCACGCTCTGTTTTCTCCGAACTCCATAGCCATAGTCGGAACTGCTGGAAATGCGGGCTCCCCCGCGCGTGCCGTGCTGTCGAATCTTGAGAACTGGGGGTATCAGGGGCAAATTGTGTCCGTCAATTGGACCGGTGCCGCGGATGGCCAGCTCCCGCATCCCTGTCCGGAATTGGCCGTTCTCTGCCTGGAGCCGGAAGAGACTCCCGGCGCACTGGAATGGCTGGCAGATGCGGGCGTGCAGGCCGCCATTGTCATCTCCGCCGGTTTCCGGGAAATCGGCGGCCGGGGGTATCATCTGGAAGAGCGTCTCACGCGGCTCGCTTCCAGCAGGAACATGACTCTCCTGGGTCCCAACTGCCTGGGCGTGGCGTCCTGGGGCGGGAACATGAACGCCTCTCTTGTCTCCCGACTGCCGGGCCGGGGTAACATCGCTTTTTTTTCTCCTTCGGGCTCCATGTGCAGCGCGGTTCTGGACTGGGCGGCCAGCGAGGAGGTCGGGCTTTCCAGATTCGCGAGTCTGGGCAACCGGGCCATCATCGACGAAGCGGCTATGCTCCAGTTTCTGGCCGATGATCCGGATACGGCCGTGATCATGGGCTATCTGGAGGGCATGAACAGCGGCCGCCGTTTTGCCCGCATCAGCCAGACCATCACCCGGGAAAAACCTGTCATCATGCTCCAGGCGGGCATGACTGAACATGGACAGAAAGCCATTTCTTCCCATGCGGGCGCGCTTACCGGCTCCGAACGCGCTTGGCAGACGGCCTTGAGACAGGCGGGCATCATCCGTACGGACAGTCTGTCCTCATTTTTCAATCTGGCCCGCATGTTCGGCTCCCAGCCTCTTCCGACCGGCCCCAATCTGGCCATCATCACCAATTCCGGTGGAGCGGGCATCCTCGCGGCCGATGCGCTCTCCGGGACGAGTATCAATCTGGCCCGGCTCGGCCCTGAAACCATGTCCCGTCTGGAGTCCTGCCTGCCCCGGTACGCCAGGGCGGCCAACCCCGTGGATGTGGACATGTCCGCCCGTCCGGCACAGTATGCTCAGGCGCTTTCCATCGTACTCGAAGACCGGCGCGTGCACATGGCTCTGGTGGTGGCTACACCGGGTGTGGGACTGGACATGTCCGAAGTGGTCCACGCTCTGGCCGAAGGACCCCGGAAAACCGGCAAGCCGGTGGCCGTCTGCCTGCTGGGCCGGGAGGGTGTGGCCGAAGAGAAGCGCTACCTTCAGGCCCGGGGTCTGCCCTGCTATGCCAACCCCAAGGACGCTCTGGCCGCGTTCGACGCCATGTTCGGCTATGCCCAGTGGAAGGCCAGCCCCTATCCAGTAGAGGTCAGTTACCGTCGGGACCGGGCCAAGGCCGGGCAGTTCCTGCGGGACTGTCTGCAGGCGGGAAAGACCGAATTGTCCGGCATCGAGATGCAGACCCTGCTTCAGGCTTATGAACTCCAGTTTCCCCAGGCGGAACTGGCGCGCACCAGCAAAAGCGCGGTCAAGATAGCCAAACGGCTGGCCGGTTCCGTGGCCCTGAAAGTCGCTTCGCCGCACATTGAATACAAAAGCGACGTGGGCGGCGTGGAGCTTGGCCTGCAATCTCCGGAAGACGTACGCCGGGCCTTTGTGCTGCTCACGGCGCGGGTGCAGCGGCTGCGTCGGGAGGCCTTCATTTCCGGGTGTGTCGTTCAGGAAATGGTGGAGGGAAAATTTGCGGAGGCCCGCGTCAGCGTGCAGCGCGATCCCCACTTCGGGCCGCTGATCAGCCTGAGCTTTCCCGGCGACCGGGCCGGGATGCCTCATGAGTCCCTGCGGCTGGCGCCTCTTTCCCTGGAAGACGCGAGCGGCATGATGCGGGATCTGAAGTTTTTCTCCCTGTCCGGGCGGGAGCGCGGGCGAGCCGTTCTGGACGCAAGGGCGCTGGAGGATGTACTGTTTACCGCGTCGCAGATGACCCTGGATTTTCCTGAAATCTACACTCTGGAACTGGACCCGGTGCTGGTCGCGCAGCGGGGGGCCTGGGTGGCCGGAGCGCGGATGACGCTTCTGCCGCACGCGGACTAG
- a CDS encoding phosphotransacetylase family protein has protein sequence MVGIYIGATAGYSGKNMVAMGIGLRLQKDGYRVGYMKPVGALPQEKEGRLGDGDAFFVQDVLGLNEDPSLVTPVVVNHDFKMKAFAGKCEDLIPRIRSAYEKLGQNKDVMIVSGSGSMFSGKYCNVDGISVVRALGIKSIIIDRYVKELNYDYLMAMKEALGEQLAGVLLNDIPPAFREELDTLLHPFLENKGIKVLGKIPTDPLMGAIRVSDLAERLGGRVITAQDKSERVVENFLIGTMQVENFMTHFRKSKRSAIIVGGDRSDVQLVALEGQCQCLVLTGNLYPNDIIMTRAEVLEVPIVVVRDDTFSVAKKMEAILSRHKLRDVIKIQHGSQLVSSIIDFAYLKETLGI, from the coding sequence ATGGTCGGAATCTACATTGGAGCCACGGCCGGGTATTCCGGAAAAAACATGGTGGCGATGGGTATCGGGCTCAGATTGCAAAAGGACGGCTACCGAGTCGGATACATGAAGCCCGTGGGCGCCCTGCCTCAGGAGAAGGAGGGCCGCCTCGGCGACGGTGACGCCTTTTTCGTTCAGGATGTTCTGGGCCTGAACGAAGACCCCTCCCTGGTCACTCCCGTGGTGGTGAATCATGATTTCAAAATGAAGGCTTTCGCGGGAAAATGTGAGGACCTCATCCCCAGAATCAGGTCCGCCTATGAGAAGCTCGGCCAGAACAAGGACGTGATGATCGTTTCCGGCTCCGGCAGCATGTTTTCCGGAAAATACTGCAATGTGGACGGCATCAGCGTGGTGCGGGCCCTGGGTATCAAAAGCATTATCATTGACCGTTACGTGAAGGAGCTCAACTACGACTATCTCATGGCCATGAAGGAGGCCCTCGGCGAGCAATTGGCCGGGGTGCTTCTGAACGACATTCCTCCGGCTTTCCGGGAAGAGCTGGACACGCTGCTGCATCCGTTTCTGGAGAACAAGGGCATCAAGGTGCTGGGAAAAATTCCCACCGATCCGCTCATGGGGGCCATCAGGGTGTCCGATCTGGCCGAACGTCTGGGCGGCAGGGTGATCACGGCTCAGGACAAGTCCGAACGGGTGGTGGAGAATTTTCTGATCGGCACCATGCAGGTGGAAAATTTCATGACCCACTTCCGCAAGAGCAAGAGGTCGGCCATCATTGTGGGCGGGGACCGTTCGGATGTGCAGCTCGTGGCCCTGGAAGGGCAGTGTCAGTGTCTGGTGCTGACGGGCAACCTCTACCCCAATGACATCATCATGACCCGGGCCGAAGTGCTTGAAGTGCCCATTGTGGTGGTGCGCGACGATACCTTCTCCGTGGCCAAGAAGATGGAAGCCATCCTGTCCCGGCACAAGCTGCGGGATGTGATCAAAATCCAGCATGGCTCCCAGCTGGTCAGCTCCATCATCGATTTCGCCTACCTGAAGGAGACGCTGGGCATATAG
- a CDS encoding ABC transporter ATP-binding protein: MTTPVLSARQVQKRFSARNGETIQALEALDLEISENGFVCIVGPSGCGKSTFLRMAAGLEPVSEGAILYRGQTVLAPRREVGMVFQEYSLLPWRTVQGNVALGPEFSGKSRAEQNAAARKYLELVALEDFAHIMPHELSGGMRQRVAIARALANEPDVLLMDEPFGALDAHTRILLQKELLRIWRQHKTTILFVTHCVDEAVYLADKIVVMTARPGRIQAVIPVDLPHPRNRAEPAYARLTASILDMLDSGNNGAPAQPPTIRRDSCPSPVSISAR, translated from the coding sequence ATGACAACTCCGGTTCTTTCCGCCCGCCAGGTGCAAAAACGGTTTTCCGCCCGCAACGGCGAGACCATCCAGGCCCTGGAAGCCCTGGATCTCGAAATCTCCGAAAATGGCTTTGTCTGCATCGTCGGCCCGAGCGGCTGCGGAAAGTCCACGTTTCTGCGCATGGCCGCCGGGCTGGAACCCGTCAGCGAAGGGGCAATTCTCTATCGCGGGCAGACCGTCCTCGCCCCGCGCCGCGAAGTGGGCATGGTCTTTCAGGAATATTCGCTGCTTCCGTGGCGTACCGTGCAAGGCAACGTAGCCCTCGGGCCTGAATTTTCCGGAAAATCCCGCGCCGAGCAAAACGCCGCCGCGCGGAAATATCTCGAACTGGTGGCCCTGGAAGACTTCGCCCATATCATGCCCCACGAACTCTCAGGCGGCATGCGCCAGCGGGTGGCCATCGCCAGAGCTCTGGCCAACGAACCCGACGTGCTGCTCATGGACGAGCCCTTCGGCGCACTGGACGCCCACACCCGCATCCTGCTGCAAAAGGAGCTGCTGCGCATCTGGCGGCAGCACAAGACCACCATCCTGTTCGTGACCCACTGCGTGGACGAGGCCGTGTACCTCGCCGACAAAATAGTGGTCATGACCGCCCGGCCCGGCCGCATCCAGGCCGTCATTCCCGTTGATCTTCCCCATCCCCGGAACAGGGCCGAACCGGCCTACGCCCGGCTGACCGCGTCCATCCTCGATATGCTGGACTCCGGAAACAACGGGGCTCCGGCTCAACCCCCAACCATCAGGAGGGATTCATGCCCGTCGCCGGTGTCGATATCGGCTCGGTAG
- the cimA gene encoding citramalate synthase: MQTVQIYDTTLRDGTQSEELTLSTEDKQRIAARLDHLGVAYIEGGWPGSNPRDKRFFAEMRQHGPRTAKLAAFGSTHAAKTTAHADENLLALVESGAPVLTIFGKTWDIHVTEALQIPLERNLELIRDSLAFLRSHAGELFYDAEHFFDGYKADPAYATACLRKALEARADLLVLCDTNGGTLPGEIAAIMDAVRRDLPEARLGIHAHNDCELAVANSLAAVEHGAVHVQGTINGYGERCGNANLCSIIPNLELKMGLSCLPDGHLRRLSDASAFVSEVANLRAFKRQPYIGQSAFTHKGGVHVSAVRRNPRTYEHIEPELVGNKRRVLLSDLAGQANILLKARQYGFDLDKDDPFVLELLTELKTREEKGYEYSAAEASYELLVNRVLGRARSYFRLISVRIMDSVLTADAEPFTEATVMLRVGGVVEHTAATGKGPVNAMDCALRKALERFYPNLGEMRLMDFKVRVLSGMARGSGGTASEVRVLIESGDSQSRWTTVGVSYNIIEASRQALEDSINYKLFKDDQKKLTQAIRDI, translated from the coding sequence ATGCAAACCGTCCAGATTTACGACACCACCCTGCGCGACGGCACCCAGTCCGAGGAACTGACCCTCTCCACCGAGGACAAACAACGCATCGCCGCCAGACTCGACCACCTGGGCGTGGCCTATATCGAAGGCGGCTGGCCGGGCTCCAACCCGCGGGACAAGCGATTCTTCGCAGAAATGCGCCAGCACGGGCCACGCACAGCCAAACTGGCAGCCTTCGGCTCCACCCACGCTGCCAAAACCACGGCCCACGCGGACGAAAACCTGCTGGCCCTGGTGGAATCCGGAGCGCCGGTTCTGACCATCTTCGGCAAGACCTGGGACATTCATGTCACCGAAGCTCTGCAAATCCCGCTGGAACGCAATTTGGAACTCATCCGCGATTCCCTGGCGTTTCTGCGCTCCCACGCCGGGGAGCTCTTCTACGACGCCGAGCATTTCTTCGACGGCTACAAGGCCGACCCGGCCTACGCCACGGCCTGTCTGCGCAAGGCTCTGGAAGCGCGTGCGGACCTGCTGGTGCTCTGCGACACCAACGGCGGCACTCTGCCCGGAGAAATCGCGGCCATCATGGACGCCGTGCGCCGCGACCTGCCCGAGGCCCGGCTCGGCATCCACGCCCACAACGACTGTGAGCTGGCCGTGGCTAACTCCCTGGCCGCCGTCGAACACGGGGCCGTCCACGTCCAGGGCACCATCAACGGCTATGGCGAGCGGTGCGGCAACGCCAACCTCTGCTCCATCATCCCCAATCTGGAACTGAAGATGGGCCTGTCCTGTCTGCCTGACGGCCACCTGCGCCGTCTGAGCGACGCGTCGGCCTTTGTCAGCGAAGTGGCCAACCTGCGTGCCTTCAAGCGCCAGCCCTACATCGGGCAGTCCGCTTTCACGCACAAGGGCGGGGTCCACGTTTCCGCCGTACGCCGCAACCCGCGCACCTACGAACACATCGAACCGGAGCTGGTGGGCAACAAACGGCGCGTTCTGCTCTCGGATCTGGCCGGACAGGCCAATATCCTGCTCAAGGCCCGGCAGTACGGCTTCGACCTGGACAAGGACGACCCCTTTGTTCTGGAGCTTCTGACGGAGCTGAAGACGCGCGAGGAAAAAGGGTACGAGTACTCCGCCGCCGAGGCGTCCTACGAGCTGCTGGTGAACCGGGTGCTGGGCCGGGCGCGGAGCTATTTCCGGCTGATCAGCGTCCGGATCATGGACTCCGTGCTGACCGCCGATGCGGAACCCTTCACCGAAGCCACGGTCATGCTGCGCGTGGGCGGCGTCGTCGAGCACACGGCGGCCACGGGCAAGGGCCCGGTCAACGCCATGGACTGCGCCCTGCGCAAGGCTCTGGAACGCTTCTACCCTAATCTGGGGGAGATGCGCCTCATGGATTTCAAGGTCCGCGTGCTGTCCGGCATGGCCCGCGGAAGCGGCGGCACGGCCTCGGAAGTGCGGGTGCTCATCGAATCCGGGGACAGCCAGAGCAGATGGACCACCGTGGGAGTGTCCTACAACATCATCGAAGCCAGCCGCCAGGCTCTGGAAGATTCCATCAACTACAAACTGTTCAAGGACGACCAGAAGAAGCTGACCCAGGCCATCCGGGACATCTGA